In Pseudobythopirellula maris, a single window of DNA contains:
- a CDS encoding ArsR/SmtB family transcription factor — MPKASRKKAVRSKTTASKAKPAAKPDSLRLTELGALERAAECLKALAHPHRLRMVQMLLQKDFAVGELAEACSIPSHMASEHLRLMQRCGFLSAERDGRRRYYRVAEPHLASILACVETRFGVEAVRAAS, encoded by the coding sequence ATGCCCAAGGCGTCCCGCAAGAAAGCCGTTCGCAGCAAAACCACCGCCTCCAAGGCGAAGCCGGCGGCCAAGCCCGACTCGCTCCGGCTCACCGAGCTAGGAGCCCTGGAGCGGGCGGCCGAGTGCCTCAAGGCGCTGGCTCACCCGCACCGGCTGCGGATGGTGCAGATGCTGCTGCAGAAGGACTTCGCCGTCGGCGAGTTGGCCGAGGCGTGCTCGATCCCCAGCCACATGGCCTCCGAGCACCTGCGGCTGATGCAGCGCTGCGGGTTCCTATCGGCCGAGCGCGACGGGCGCCGCCGCTACTACCGCGTCGCCGAGCCGCACTTGGCCTCGATCTTGGCCTGCGTAGAAACCAGGTTCGGCGTCGAGGCGGTCCGTGCCGCCTCGTAA
- a CDS encoding Flp family type IVb pilin — translation MRDAVAQFVRDEEAATSIEYAVMLALIAGVCIASVGSMSNATADSFDTSATELASALGGS, via the coding sequence ATGCGCGACGCCGTCGCACAATTTGTTCGGGACGAAGAAGCAGCCACCTCGATCGAGTACGCCGTGATGCTGGCGCTGATAGCGGGCGTTTGCATCGCCTCGGTGGGCTCGATGTCCAACGCCACAGCCGACAGCTTCGACACGTCGGCCACGGAATTGGCGAGCGCGCTGGGCGGCTCCTGA
- a CDS encoding cysteine desulfurase family protein has translation MADPPIYLDNHSTTRTDPRVVEAMLPWLTEQYGNASSTTNAPGLAARDAVESARATVARAIGADPGEIVFTSGATESNNLALAGVAERPRRRGDLFLSVRTEHRAVLGPLERLARRGLRVKLLDVAPHGEREAGRLDPQRLADAIDENSCLASVMLANNEIGVVQPVAAIGAICKQRGVLLHCDAAQALGRLPIDVAELGVDLLSMSAHKLYGPKGVGALYVRKRDPVVRLEPQLVGGGQEAGRRSGTINVAGVVGFAKAVELAETERAAGEPARLAALRDRLADGLLKRIAGAELCGPALDALGDDGAPLRLPGNLMVALGDVAGETVMLRTPGLALSSGSACSSADPEPSHVLRALGLDDDRARSALRFGWGRFNRPEEADIAAERVAEAVTELRRGL, from the coding sequence GTGGCCGATCCGCCCATCTATCTCGACAACCACTCGACCACGCGCACCGACCCGCGTGTGGTCGAGGCGATGCTGCCATGGCTCACGGAGCAATACGGCAACGCGAGCAGCACGACCAACGCCCCCGGCCTAGCGGCCCGCGACGCGGTTGAATCGGCCCGCGCCACAGTCGCCCGAGCGATCGGCGCCGATCCGGGCGAGATTGTCTTTACCAGCGGAGCAACGGAGAGCAACAACCTGGCGCTCGCGGGTGTCGCCGAAAGGCCGCGGCGGCGGGGCGACCTGTTCCTCAGCGTCCGCACCGAGCACCGCGCGGTGCTCGGTCCGCTCGAACGGCTCGCGAGGCGTGGGCTACGCGTCAAGTTGCTCGACGTGGCGCCGCACGGCGAGCGCGAGGCGGGTCGGCTCGACCCGCAGCGGCTGGCCGACGCGATCGATGAGAACAGCTGCCTCGCCTCGGTGATGCTGGCCAACAACGAGATCGGCGTGGTGCAGCCGGTCGCCGCGATCGGCGCGATCTGCAAGCAGCGCGGCGTGCTGCTGCACTGCGACGCCGCCCAGGCGTTGGGCCGGCTGCCGATCGATGTCGCGGAGCTAGGCGTCGACCTCTTGAGCATGAGCGCCCACAAGCTCTATGGCCCCAAGGGCGTGGGCGCGCTTTATGTTCGCAAACGCGATCCGGTCGTTCGGCTTGAGCCGCAGCTGGTCGGCGGGGGCCAAGAGGCAGGCCGTCGCAGCGGCACGATCAACGTGGCGGGAGTGGTGGGGTTTGCCAAAGCGGTCGAGCTGGCCGAAACGGAGCGGGCCGCTGGCGAGCCCGCTAGGCTTGCCGCCCTGCGCGATCGGCTCGCTGACGGGCTGCTGAAGCGCATCGCGGGCGCCGAGCTGTGCGGGCCGGCGCTCGACGCCTTGGGCGACGATGGCGCCCCGCTGCGGCTGCCCGGCAACCTGATGGTCGCCCTTGGCGATGTGGCGGGCGAGACCGTCATGCTGCGCACGCCCGGGCTGGCGCTCAGCAGCGGCTCGGCCTGTTCCTCGGCCGATCCCGAGCCGAGCCACGTGCTGCGGGCCTTGGGTCTCGACGACGACCGGGCGCGGAGCGCCCTGCGGTTCGGCTGGGGCCGTTTCAACCGCCCCGAGGAGGCCGACATCGCCGCCGAGCGGGTTGCCGAAGCCGTGACGGAGCTGCGCCGGGGCCTCTGA
- a CDS encoding HesB/IscA family protein, giving the protein MSSVVLTERAAEEVKRIVEQQKLEEGSMLRVGVTGGGCSGFNYALGFDNEFDEKADSKYECHGVDVVVDKKSALYLDGTTVDFYDGIEKRGFTFENPNAVKSCGCGSSFQA; this is encoded by the coding sequence ATGAGCAGCGTTGTCCTCACCGAACGGGCCGCCGAGGAAGTCAAACGGATTGTCGAGCAGCAGAAGCTCGAAGAGGGGTCCATGCTGCGGGTGGGTGTCACCGGCGGCGGCTGCAGCGGCTTCAACTACGCCCTTGGCTTCGACAACGAATTCGACGAGAAGGCCGACAGCAAGTACGAGTGCCACGGTGTTGACGTGGTGGTCGACAAGAAGAGCGCGCTGTACCTCGACGGCACCACGGTCGACTTCTACGACGGCATCGAGAAGCGCGGCTTCACGTTCGAGAACCCGAACGCCGTGAAGAGCTGCGGCTGCGGCAGCTCGTTCCAGGCTTAG
- a CDS encoding phosphoesterase, translated as MASPGTPLSQDTTAQGEATESLNEEHVLVVPTPLFHELGHFQGFSAEVDRYLAPILGSDELSYRPRSAMEIDPSFKQLIPYVLFRHTDASGVVRLFSYLRGGGAGEKRLRAKRSVGVGGHISTLDADAPSGDVYQAGLDRELSEEVAIDSSYTQRRAGLINDDETEVGRVHLGVVHLFDLEEPKVRSQEDDLAEGCFLPAEEILANIEGYETWSQIVVRALFETAS; from the coding sequence ATGGCTTCGCCCGGCACGCCCCTCTCCCAAGACACCACCGCCCAGGGGGAAGCCACCGAGTCTTTGAACGAAGAGCACGTGCTCGTCGTGCCGACGCCGCTTTTCCACGAATTGGGGCATTTTCAGGGCTTTTCGGCCGAGGTCGACCGCTATCTCGCGCCGATACTCGGCAGCGATGAGCTGAGCTACCGGCCACGGAGCGCGATGGAGATCGACCCGAGCTTCAAGCAACTGATTCCCTACGTTCTGTTCCGCCACACCGATGCCTCGGGCGTCGTGCGGCTTTTTTCGTACCTTCGGGGCGGCGGAGCCGGCGAGAAGCGGCTGCGGGCCAAGAGAAGTGTGGGGGTCGGTGGGCACATCTCCACACTCGACGCGGACGCTCCCTCCGGCGACGTGTACCAAGCAGGCCTCGACCGCGAGTTGTCGGAAGAAGTCGCCATCGACTCGTCCTACACCCAACGGCGTGCGGGTCTGATCAACGACGACGAGACCGAAGTCGGCCGCGTCCACCTTGGTGTGGTTCACCTGTTTGACCTCGAAGAGCCCAAGGTTCGCTCGCAAGAAGACGACCTCGCCGAGGGCTGCTTCTTGCCCGCCGAGGAGATCTTGGCCAACATCGAAGGCTACGAGACGTGGTCGCAGATCGTTGTGCGGGCCCTGTTTGAAACGGCTAGTTAG
- the queA gene encoding tRNA preQ1(34) S-adenosylmethionine ribosyltransferase-isomerase QueA — translation MLDYDLPRDLIAQSPLANRADARLMVVSRRDQTIHHFHVRDLPDLFRSGDRLVVNDTRVTPAQLTGEREATGGAWRGLFLSAEPDGHWQIVCKTRGKLQPHEKIVLHDREGRPAGRLWLLERLGEGRWLAHPEGDEPTPAVLARVGRVPLPHYIREGQMVDADVEDYQTVYARQPGAVAAPTAGLHFTKPLLKTIEGRGVTFSSVTLHVGLGTFRPISADSVEDHVMHPEWCEASAETVAAIDATRAAGGRVVAVGTTSVRTLETAARQAESSPGKTAPWCGETDLFIRPPGEFRLVDALMTNFHFPRTTLLLMVQAFGGEELIRQAYEEAIAERYRFYSYGDAMLIL, via the coding sequence ATGCTTGACTACGACCTGCCCCGAGATCTGATCGCCCAATCGCCGCTCGCCAACCGGGCCGACGCCCGGCTGATGGTGGTGAGCCGCCGTGATCAAACGATCCATCACTTCCACGTCCGGGACCTGCCCGACCTCTTCCGCTCGGGCGACCGGCTCGTGGTGAACGACACGCGGGTGACGCCGGCCCAGCTCACGGGCGAGCGCGAGGCCACGGGCGGGGCGTGGCGGGGGCTCTTCCTGTCGGCCGAGCCGGACGGGCATTGGCAGATTGTGTGCAAGACACGCGGCAAGCTGCAGCCGCACGAGAAGATCGTGCTCCACGACCGCGAGGGTCGCCCCGCAGGCCGGTTGTGGCTGCTCGAGCGGCTCGGCGAGGGGCGTTGGCTCGCCCACCCGGAGGGCGACGAACCGACGCCGGCCGTGCTGGCCCGCGTCGGCCGAGTGCCGCTTCCGCATTACATCCGCGAGGGCCAGATGGTCGACGCGGACGTGGAGGATTACCAGACCGTTTACGCCCGCCAGCCGGGCGCCGTGGCGGCGCCCACCGCGGGGTTGCACTTCACCAAGCCGCTGCTCAAGACGATCGAGGGCCGCGGCGTGACGTTCTCCTCCGTCACGCTGCACGTGGGGCTGGGCACGTTCCGGCCGATCTCGGCCGACAGTGTCGAAGACCACGTGATGCACCCCGAGTGGTGCGAGGCGAGCGCTGAAACCGTTGCGGCGATCGACGCGACCCGCGCCGCCGGCGGCCGGGTGGTGGCGGTCGGCACCACGAGCGTGCGGACGCTGGAAACGGCGGCGCGCCAAGCCGAGTCTTCGCCCGGCAAGACCGCGCCGTGGTGTGGCGAAACGGACTTGTTCATCCGCCCGCCGGGCGAGTTCCGACTGGTCGACGCCCTGATGACCAACTTCCACTTCCCGCGCACCACGCTGCTGCTCATGGTGCAAGCTTTCGGCGGCGAAGAGCTGATCCGGCAGGCGTATGAGGAGGCGATCGCCGAGCGCTACCGCTTCTACAGCTACGGCGACGCGATGCTGATCTTGTAG
- a CDS encoding PEP-CTERM sorting domain-containing protein: MAILAGQSAHATLLWYDGFSLDTEGGDYTPTTTTTTIDNNVDPPVETTVVNDLLGGQTGGAGTFLTGPWVQGDDAWVRTNSLHRTTKQGGVGQITPSVGGSVGDDPSVEDSCCNTSRNGVSMDTPWGGFTDPNGVYYMSFLANFGTGPTLHHRVIEWWNGAPDDGNKTLEFGISEFSGIGGGQQLALKVKDADSGNFTEVALPHHTAWTEIEGVTQFAMLKFDMTTSGQDVVSLYLNPVGDEGDNTPDAQIAVDKYLMTSLGTFSAFIFGPGEAPMFDELRVADTWADAQNNTVAHYWVPEPSSLALIGLVGAGLFARRRSA, translated from the coding sequence TTGGCTATTCTCGCGGGCCAGTCGGCCCACGCCACGCTGCTTTGGTATGACGGTTTCAGCCTCGACACCGAGGGTGGCGATTACACGCCTACCACGACCACAACCACCATCGACAACAATGTCGATCCCCCGGTCGAGACGACCGTCGTGAATGACCTGCTGGGCGGCCAAACCGGCGGCGCCGGGACGTTCCTCACCGGCCCTTGGGTCCAAGGGGACGACGCCTGGGTGCGGACGAATTCTCTGCATCGCACCACCAAGCAGGGCGGTGTGGGACAAATCACCCCCTCGGTGGGCGGATCGGTGGGCGACGACCCGAGTGTCGAGGACAGCTGCTGCAACACCTCTCGCAACGGCGTGAGCATGGATACTCCGTGGGGCGGGTTCACCGATCCCAATGGCGTTTACTACATGAGCTTCCTTGCCAACTTCGGCACGGGACCGACCCTGCATCACCGCGTGATCGAGTGGTGGAACGGCGCCCCGGACGACGGCAACAAGACGCTTGAATTCGGCATCAGCGAGTTCTCGGGCATCGGCGGCGGGCAGCAGCTGGCTTTGAAGGTGAAAGACGCCGACAGCGGCAACTTCACGGAAGTCGCTCTGCCGCACCACACCGCGTGGACCGAGATCGAGGGCGTCACGCAGTTCGCAATGCTGAAGTTCGATATGACGACCAGCGGCCAAGACGTGGTGTCGCTGTACCTCAACCCGGTGGGGGACGAAGGCGACAACACGCCGGACGCCCAGATCGCGGTTGATAAGTACCTGATGACGAGCCTCGGCACCTTCTCGGCGTTCATTTTCGGACCCGGCGAGGCGCCTATGTTCGATGAGCTGCGTGTGGCCGATACCTGGGCCGACGCGCAGAACAACACGGTCGCCCACTACTGGGTTCCCGAGCCCAGCAGCCTGGCCCTGATCGGCTTGGTCGGTGCTGGCTTGTTCGCCCGACGTCGCAGCGCTTGA
- a CDS encoding DUF1559 family PulG-like putative transporter, giving the protein MTPLRPASARPYGDAIKIITAAAVLLAPAAAARAQAPANTPTPAKAQPLGVSPWVSPESFAFAELRPSRLLAAPLAQYLPIEVADAVGEKFLGAPLSRLVSLQAIVEPPMGATPFYALIAKFDTPVSITHLAPELTEHATLGELGGRQVFQSQHPAMPSIAAIDSRTLIAATPAMLKKVLAGSDAAPVETPLTALLSSRPGETDAYAAVALEPVRPLIQLGLMAARSEAPPETHRYFRAADLLSGVELTVDVTGQHDTTLAIHANDAAAADELESLVAQAQTQYRDLVVSEMAEQRLQMAASEDPLERAMARYLDRMEAMPVEEFDWRDGPSQFTAIRLKAGEANQHMMVWSIGVVVALLLPAVQAGREAARRNQALSQAKQIALALHNHHDIHNRFPAQAITDASGRPLLSWRVALLPYLEEEKLYGMFHLDEPWDSPHNQSLLKYMPGVYCDPSGKFAKSDGKSHFLGVAGPQAFFDGGPKGRTFASLTDGSAKTLALVQVDDDHAVEWTKPADYDAAAHHANPVAGIGELHPDVFLAGFGDGHARAVPLDIAPQTLRAMLTVNGRERFEFP; this is encoded by the coding sequence ATGACGCCGCTGCGCCCTGCTTCTGCTCGTCCGTACGGCGACGCGATCAAGATCATCACAGCCGCCGCTGTGCTGTTGGCCCCGGCCGCCGCCGCGCGAGCCCAGGCCCCCGCCAACACGCCGACGCCCGCAAAGGCCCAGCCGCTGGGCGTGTCGCCGTGGGTATCGCCGGAGAGTTTTGCTTTTGCCGAGCTGCGGCCGTCGCGGCTGCTCGCCGCGCCGTTGGCCCAGTACCTGCCGATCGAAGTGGCCGACGCCGTGGGCGAGAAGTTCCTCGGCGCGCCGCTGTCGCGGCTGGTGAGCCTGCAGGCGATCGTCGAGCCGCCGATGGGCGCCACGCCGTTCTACGCTCTCATTGCGAAGTTTGACACGCCGGTATCGATCACTCACCTCGCGCCCGAGCTAACAGAGCACGCCACGCTGGGTGAACTGGGCGGCAGACAGGTCTTCCAGAGCCAGCACCCGGCTATGCCGAGCATCGCTGCGATCGACTCTCGCACGCTGATCGCCGCCACTCCCGCGATGCTCAAGAAGGTGCTCGCCGGCAGCGACGCCGCGCCCGTCGAGACGCCGCTGACCGCGCTGCTGTCGAGCCGCCCCGGCGAGACCGACGCCTACGCCGCGGTCGCGCTGGAGCCGGTCCGCCCTTTGATCCAGCTCGGCCTGATGGCCGCCCGCAGCGAGGCGCCCCCCGAGACGCACCGCTACTTTCGCGCCGCCGATTTGCTCTCGGGCGTTGAGCTGACGGTCGACGTGACCGGCCAGCACGACACGACGCTAGCGATCCACGCCAACGACGCGGCGGCGGCCGACGAACTGGAGTCACTCGTCGCTCAGGCTCAGACGCAGTACCGCGATCTAGTCGTGTCGGAGATGGCCGAGCAACGTCTCCAGATGGCCGCGAGTGAGGATCCTCTCGAGCGTGCGATGGCCCGCTACCTCGACCGCATGGAGGCGATGCCGGTCGAGGAGTTCGATTGGCGTGACGGGCCGAGCCAATTCACGGCGATCCGATTAAAGGCTGGCGAAGCCAACCAGCATATGATGGTCTGGTCGATTGGCGTCGTGGTCGCCCTGCTGCTCCCCGCCGTGCAGGCCGGCCGCGAGGCCGCGCGGCGCAATCAGGCGCTCAGTCAAGCCAAACAGATCGCCCTCGCACTCCACAACCACCACGACATCCACAACCGGTTTCCGGCGCAAGCGATCACGGATGCGAGCGGCCGGCCACTGCTCAGTTGGCGCGTCGCCCTGCTCCCTTATCTCGAAGAAGAAAAACTCTATGGCATGTTCCACCTCGACGAGCCGTGGGACAGCCCGCACAACCAGTCGCTTTTAAAGTACATGCCGGGCGTCTATTGCGACCCCAGTGGGAAGTTCGCGAAATCGGATGGCAAGTCGCACTTCCTCGGCGTCGCTGGCCCGCAGGCGTTCTTCGATGGCGGCCCCAAGGGGCGAACGTTTGCGAGCCTTACCGACGGATCGGCAAAGACCCTCGCCCTCGTCCAGGTCGACGACGACCACGCCGTGGAGTGGACCAAGCCGGCCGACTACGACGCCGCGGCTCACCACGCCAACCCGGTCGCCGGCATCGGCGAACTCCACCCGGACGTCTTCCTCGCCGGGTTCGGAGATGGCCACGCTCGAGCGGTCCCGCTCGACATTGCCCCTCAAACGCTCCGAGCAATGCTAACGGTTAACGGCAGAGAACGCTTCGAATTCCCTTAG
- the rsmH gene encoding 16S rRNA (cytosine(1402)-N(4))-methyltransferase RsmH codes for MTVHIPVMPREVLEALDPKPGERFIDGTLGGGGHTRLLAEAVGPSGLVVGLDRDAAAVEEAEQTLRGLPVAVAHANYAEAQEVLKELEIEAVDGVLLDLGLSSDQLEDRERGFSFHSDGELDLRFDTTQGKPAWRLIERLSAEHLADLIYAYGEERLSRRIARRIVERRRERPIRTANDLADIVRRAVPRNYDPRIDAATRTFQALRIAVNEELDWVDKALKHLPDLLRPGGRLAIISFHSLEDRRVKNAFREDDRLEPTTTKPITAGEDELASNPRSRSAKLRVAVRC; via the coding sequence ATGACCGTCCACATCCCCGTGATGCCCCGTGAGGTCCTCGAAGCGCTCGATCCCAAGCCGGGCGAGCGGTTTATCGACGGAACGCTCGGCGGCGGCGGCCACACCCGGCTGCTGGCCGAAGCGGTCGGTCCCTCGGGGCTCGTTGTCGGGCTCGATCGCGACGCGGCCGCCGTTGAAGAAGCCGAACAAACGCTCCGCGGCCTGCCGGTGGCCGTGGCCCACGCCAACTACGCCGAAGCCCAGGAGGTGCTCAAGGAACTGGAGATCGAAGCGGTCGACGGCGTGCTGCTCGACCTCGGCCTCTCGAGCGACCAGCTCGAAGACCGCGAGCGCGGCTTCAGCTTCCACAGCGACGGAGAGCTCGACCTGCGGTTCGACACGACCCAGGGCAAACCGGCTTGGCGGCTGATCGAACGGCTCAGCGCCGAGCACCTGGCCGACCTGATATACGCCTACGGAGAGGAACGGCTGAGCCGTCGCATCGCCCGCCGCATCGTCGAGCGTCGCCGCGAGCGGCCGATCCGCACCGCCAACGACCTGGCCGACATCGTCCGCCGGGCGGTCCCACGAAACTACGACCCGAGGATCGACGCCGCGACTCGCACGTTTCAAGCGCTGCGGATCGCGGTCAACGAAGAGCTCGATTGGGTCGACAAGGCCCTCAAGCATTTGCCGGACCTGCTCAGGCCGGGCGGCCGGCTGGCGATCATCAGCTTCCACTCACTCGAAGACCGACGCGTTAAAAACGCCTTCCGTGAAGACGACCGACTCGAGCCGACCACGACCAAGCCGATCACCGCCGGCGAGGACGAGCTTGCTAGCAACCCCCGCTCGCGGAGCGCCAAGCTGCGCGTCGCCGTGCGTTGCTAG
- a CDS encoding LacI family DNA-binding transcriptional regulator, translating to MSVTIYQIAERAGVSSSTVARILRGDANGASRRSIETAERIQKIAQEMGYRANARARAFSRGRTYGIGLLYTDDRWIFEGVNTHVVNSLVRALQGEGYHLVFTPIDSRGAWEDIVLGGQIDGGVVFQPMPTAVADAVRERNLPIVMLGDNSDPDLSQVVVDDFAGAYAATKHFLGLGHRRISCFIHESVKPHSSIQERLRGYRTAMEEAELPVREHVQTPEGEAVDALVLGDERPTAVLCYSDLEATLLAHSLWQYGLSVPGDVSLIGFNDLFSTRYMTPPLTVVGFDAAKIGEWGAKLVLQEIESKSESKSDSPAEATASDKAASVMTVKPKLVVRGSTSAARAASSAVAAPTAERPAASAKGATTRVDAQHPTSQRSEQADKRADRRRGGGADQADATTAGQAPQTGAVTPHSHDANSDANSDAIQS from the coding sequence GTGTCGGTCACGATTTACCAAATTGCTGAACGCGCCGGCGTGTCGAGTTCGACCGTCGCCCGCATCCTCCGCGGCGACGCTAACGGCGCGAGCCGTCGCAGCATCGAGACCGCCGAGCGGATCCAGAAGATCGCCCAAGAGATGGGCTACCGGGCGAACGCTCGGGCGCGAGCCTTTTCGCGCGGCCGGACCTACGGCATCGGGTTGCTCTACACCGACGATCGTTGGATCTTCGAGGGTGTGAACACCCACGTGGTGAACAGTTTGGTCCGTGCGCTCCAGGGCGAAGGGTACCATCTGGTGTTCACGCCGATCGACAGCCGCGGGGCATGGGAAGACATCGTTCTAGGCGGACAGATCGATGGCGGCGTGGTCTTCCAGCCGATGCCGACAGCCGTTGCCGACGCCGTTCGCGAGCGCAATCTGCCGATCGTAATGCTCGGCGACAACTCGGACCCCGACCTCTCGCAGGTGGTGGTCGACGACTTCGCCGGCGCCTACGCCGCGACCAAGCACTTCCTTGGCCTGGGGCACCGGCGGATCTCTTGCTTCATCCACGAGTCGGTCAAGCCTCACAGCAGTATCCAAGAGCGGCTCCGCGGCTATCGCACGGCGATGGAGGAAGCGGAGCTGCCGGTGCGTGAGCACGTGCAAACGCCCGAGGGGGAGGCGGTCGACGCCCTGGTGCTCGGCGACGAGCGCCCCACCGCGGTGCTTTGCTACAGCGACCTGGAGGCGACGCTGCTGGCGCACTCGCTCTGGCAATACGGGCTGAGCGTGCCGGGCGACGTGAGCCTGATCGGCTTCAACGATCTCTTTTCGACGCGTTACATGACGCCGCCGCTGACCGTGGTTGGCTTCGACGCCGCCAAGATTGGCGAGTGGGGCGCCAAACTCGTGCTCCAGGAGATTGAATCGAAGTCCGAATCGAAGTCCGATTCCCCGGCCGAGGCAACCGCCAGCGACAAAGCGGCGAGTGTGATGACGGTCAAGCCGAAGCTCGTGGTGCGTGGCTCGACGAGCGCGGCCCGCGCCGCGTCGTCGGCCGTTGCGGCGCCAACTGCCGAGAGGCCCGCCGCTTCGGCCAAAGGCGCAACCACACGTGTCGACGCCCAGCACCCAACCAGCCAGCGTTCCGAGCAGGCTGATAAGCGGGCTGATAGGCGCCGTGGCGGAGGGGCTGATCAGGCCGACGCCACAACCGCCGGGCAGGCGCCCCAGACCGGCGCTGTCACTCCGCACTCGCACGACGCTAATTCCGACGCTAATTCCGACGCGATTCAGAGCTAA
- a CDS encoding rhodanese-like domain-containing protein, whose protein sequence is MVATITPQELSDRLKQDGTKLLDVRTPAEYREAHVRGAVNLPLDRLSAEAAPSAETVLVICQRGSRGKQACEKLTAAGLSNVVNVEGGTLACIEAGLPIERGKKTISLERQVRIAAGSLVVVGAALGAFVHPAWLGLSAFVGAGLVFAGVTDTCGMAMMLARMPWNQAGGENRTAT, encoded by the coding sequence ATGGTCGCCACGATCACCCCGCAAGAGCTGAGCGATCGCCTCAAGCAAGACGGGACGAAGCTCCTCGACGTGCGCACCCCGGCCGAATACCGCGAGGCCCATGTCCGCGGCGCCGTGAACCTGCCGCTCGACCGGCTCAGCGCCGAGGCGGCGCCGTCGGCCGAGACCGTGCTGGTCATCTGCCAACGCGGCTCACGCGGCAAGCAGGCGTGTGAGAAGCTCACAGCCGCGGGGCTTTCGAACGTGGTGAACGTCGAAGGGGGCACGCTCGCCTGCATCGAGGCGGGCCTGCCGATCGAGCGCGGCAAGAAGACGATCTCGCTCGAGCGCCAGGTACGCATCGCCGCCGGCTCGCTGGTGGTCGTTGGCGCCGCGCTCGGGGCGTTCGTCCACCCGGCGTGGCTCGGGCTCTCGGCGTTCGTTGGCGCCGGGCTCGTGTTCGCCGGCGTCACCGACACCTGCGGCATGGCCATGATGCTCGCCCGCATGCCGTGGAACCAAGCGGGCGGCGAAAACCGTACCGCCACTTAA